AGATGATCGTAGATTAAAACATGCAGCATATCTTGATAAAATCCCTTTTACCGATCTTAAAGCGTTTGAAGTTATTTTTGATAGTATTACAGATGGGCAAATGATACAGTTAAGTAATAGTTCTACTGTTCGTTATGCGCAACTATTTACACTAAATCCAACTTTTCAGGTGTTCTGTAATAGAGGAACAAGTGGTATCGATGGAAGTACATCTACTGCTATTGGGGCAGCTCTGACTTCGGGAGTGCCTACAACTTTGATAACTGGAGATCTGAGTTTCTTTTATGATAGTAATGGGTTATGGAATGAATATATTCCTTCGAATTTCAAAATTATTGTTATTAATAATGAAGGAGGAGGGATATTCAGAATTTTACCAGGAAAAGAGGAAAGTGTTAATTTTGAAACATATTTTGAAACGACACATCATCTTACGGCAATACATTTATGTAAAATGTTTGGTTTTGAATATCATACTGCGCATACTCTTGAAGAATTAGTTCATGAATCTAAAAAAGTATATGAAAATGATCATATGCCTCAACTACTTGAAGTTTTTACGCCTCGAAAAGAAAATGATAGTACTTTAGTCGATTATTTTAAGCATTTTGTCTAATTTCCTTGTTTTAATATGCTTTGTAGGTGGATTATTAATGAATAATTCATCTATATTTGATCTGGAAAAAAAATGAACTAAAAACCTGAAAACACATTTATCCTATGAGTAAAAGAGATGAATTAATCACAAAATACGCCGCAGATATCAAAGATAAAATTGGTCAGACTCCAGATATGGACCTTTTAACCAAGGTTACTATTGGATGTGGTCCTTCAATTTACAATGCAGATGCTGCTACAGTATCTGGTTCGGATCAAAGTGAATTAGATACCGTAAAGAAAAACTTTTTAATCAATAAACTTGGTCTTTCTGATGGATCAAAGCTAGATGAAGGTATTGCTTCTGTAATTGAAGCTTATGGTAAATCAAACCGTAATAAGTATAGAGCGGTTGTTTATTACCTTTTGACAAAACATTTCGGAAAAGAATCTGTTTATAAATAGTATACGATTTTCTACAACAAAAAAAGGTGTTCATTGCAATGAACACCTTTTTTTGTAGAATTTAGATAAACAGGAGGATTAAAGAATTATCTTTGCGCAAAAAAATAGACATGCTTAAGCTTGGGGAATACAATATGTTAGAGATTGTTAGAGAGAGAGATCAAGGGATTTACCTTTGTGACGAAGAAGGGGACGAGGTTTTATTACCTAATAAGTATGTACCAGAACAATTTCAAATAAGAGATGTTTTAAAGGTATTTGTGTATTTGGATAGCTCAGAACGTATTGTTGCTACTACCTTAGAACCTTTTGCAACTGTAAAATCTTTTGCCTATTTAAAATGTACAAACGTATCAGAAATTGGTGCTTTTCTGGATTGGGGATTAGAAAAAGATCTTTTTGTTCCGTTTAGAGAACAATCTTCAAAAATGAGAGTAGGTAGCTGGTACCTTGTTTATGTATACCTTGATGAAGAAACCAATCGACTTGTTGCATCAAGTAAGACCAACGCTTTTTTAGATAATTCTTTAGTTTTACTGTCTTCATATGATGAAGTTGATCTTATCGCTTCTCATCCTTCACCACAAGGTTGGAATATGATTGTAAATCAAAAACATCTGGGGTTAGTATATAGTGATGAAATTTTTCAAAAGATTACACCAGGAGATCAGCTTAAAGGGTTTGTGAAAAAAGTTCGCCCTGATGGCAAGATAGACCTTACATTACAACGACATGGATTTAGAGGAATAGAACCAAATGCAGAGCAGGTTTTAAAAGAGTTAAAATCTAGTGGCGGTTTTATTGATCTAAATGATAAATCGGATCCAGAAGATATTAAAGAAGTTTTTCAATTAAGTAAG
This region of Aquimarina spinulae genomic DNA includes:
- a CDS encoding DUF2853 family protein — encoded protein: MSKRDELITKYAADIKDKIGQTPDMDLLTKVTIGCGPSIYNADAATVSGSDQSELDTVKKNFLINKLGLSDGSKLDEGIASVIEAYGKSNRNKYRAVVYYLLTKHFGKESVYK
- a CDS encoding S1 RNA-binding domain-containing protein, with product MLKLGEYNMLEIVRERDQGIYLCDEEGDEVLLPNKYVPEQFQIRDVLKVFVYLDSSERIVATTLEPFATVKSFAYLKCTNVSEIGAFLDWGLEKDLFVPFREQSSKMRVGSWYLVYVYLDEETNRLVASSKTNAFLDNSLVLLSSYDEVDLIASHPSPQGWNMIVNQKHLGLVYSDEIFQKITPGDQLKGFVKKVRPDGKIDLTLQRHGFRGIEPNAEQVLKELKSSGGFIDLNDKSDPEDIKEVFQLSKKSFKKAIGSLYKERKIIIEKEGIRLVE